The DNA region CGATGAGGCTGAGGCCCGAGGAGAACGGGGCCTCCATTATAGGGAACATAACAATAGAGGAGGTCAACCGCAAGGGCGAGAGAAAGAAAATCAATTGCCGGGACGACGTCGGGGATGGAGGGTATGGAATTCCATACAATGTCGAGAAGGAGAAGCTTAAGTTTCTCGATTGGGACGCAAAGTTCGTGATAGCGATAGAGTGCGGCGGCATGTTCGACAGACTCGCGGAAAACGGTTTCGACGAGAAGGAGAGCGCCATCCTCGTCCACCTCAAAGGGCAGCCGGCGCGCTGCACACGGAGGCTGATCAAGAGGCTGAACGAGGAGTGCGGTCTGCCTGTTGTGGTCTTCACAGACGGCGACCCCTGGTCCTTCCGCATATTCGCCTCGGTCGCCTACGGCGCCATCAAAACAGCACACATCTCCGAGTTTCTGGCGACCCCAGAGGCCCAATTCGTCGGCGTAACCCCATCGGACATCGTGAACTACGAACTCCCATCAGATAAGCTCAACGACCAGGACATCAGGGCCCTCAAGGCCGAGCTGACCGACCCACGGTTCAAGGGGCAGGTACTTGCGCGCAAGGCGGACGGCCGGGAGGTCATGTGGGAGGACGAGATAAAGCTCCAGCTCGAGCTCAACAAGAAGTCCGAGCAGCAGGCACTCGCCAAGTACGGCCTGAATTTCGTCACCGACAACTACCTCCCCGAAAAGCTCAGCGAGATTGGAATCATCTAGGCGGTGCGGGGTCGAGAGAAACTTGACTGCACTGCACAGCGCCCCCCACTGTTTCGGCCCCTCTACTCCCGCTTCTCTGTCTCTTTCTCGAGCTCGACTTTGTACTCCATAACCACCTTTGGTTTAACGGAGTTAACCACCGCGCTGTGCTTTTGCGCGAGCTCAAGGCAGCGCTCCGCTTTAGCGATGTCCTCATCGGAGGCTACCACGACGCGAGGGTGAATCACCACCCTTTTAAAGGCAATCCGGGGCAGCGTTCTGTCCATGATTCCATTGCAATTGCATTCGAAGGCCCTGAGCCCGACCTGCTCCTTCTCGGCGAAACGGAGAAAGGCGAGCGTGAAGCTCATGTTGACTGAGGCCACAAACGAGTCCTCGGGTGTGAGCGCACCGGTCTCGCCCTGAAACTCGGGAGACGCAGAGAAAACTCCTTTGAAGCCATTGCCACACGCGACCTTCCCCTTTCGTCCCTCGGTCCATGTCACCTTGGAGCTGTAGACATACAAACCGGCCCCGCCCCCGAAACCCTATCATCTGGACGGTTTTTAAAGAATTCGTTGCCGGTCGTCGTTCCCGGTCCCACGCCCCTCCGGCAGGTTTGGAACCCCCTGAGGCCTCCTGAGACCACCCCCGGGGTGGCCTAATCCCTGCGCCTCTGGATTTTCCAGAAAAGCAGGATGGCCCACACCCCAATCACTAAAAGAACTGCCGCCGCAGCCCAAACAAATACACCATATGCAGGGGGCGGGGGAATATACTCCCCAGACCTCACAACCACAACCCATAGCTCACCGGTGGTCAAGAGCCCCGATGAATCCCGGGCCTCCACTACGACCTTCATCCTTCCCCGGAAGGGGGTGTTGTGCGCCTCTATCATCAGATAATTTGAAAAAACGACCGAGACACTCACCCCGGTGGCCGGTGAGGGCGTAAGGAGCTCGTAGGTCAGGTTGGAAGCCGGTGTGTGGTCGTCCTTAAACAGAGGGGTCAGGTTTAAAAAGGTGGGGCTGGGGGAAGCGGCGTCGACCTTCAGCTCTGGGTGTCTCCTGAATTCTGGTGCATTGTTTGTCTGATAGTGGATCGAAAGATTGAAAAGGAGTAATCCTCCCCCCTTCGCACCCAATCGAACCGGCGCACAGAAATCGCCCCGGAGGGGTTGCGTGGCCAAGAGAGACCGGAGGGCCTCCGTCAGCTCCACCCTCACTGCAAACTCATATGTGATGGACAGCTCACGGAGCCTGACGATACCGGGAGAGGAGTGGAGCACTAGTTCCACCTCGACAGCCTCGTCGCCCCCACCGACACTGTCAAGCCGGGTTTGGAAAGCATTCTCGAGCCCCGTAAGAATCACACGCCCCAGCGGACCCGCAGAGCTCCACTCGGGCTCTCCATCCCCCCCAACGTCGACCGTCACGCCCTCCGGGTAGTCTCCCGTCCATCGATAAGCGATGCCTACCCCTTTCGCTGCGCCAAAAAGGGTTCGGGTGGTTTCTTCCCAAATGAGGTTCCGGCCGCCTGTTATGTAAGAGCTACCGAAGTAGGCGGGCTCGCTGAAGGGCTCCGGTCTGAATGCCGCATCAAGGGCGATTATTTGGCTGCTGTAACCAAGCGCCAGAAAAGTCCTTCCTGCAGAACAATCGCGCACAACGGCAACGACGTCCAGATTGGAGAGGGGGAAGCCCTCTCCCGCATGAACATAGGTTGCGCTGCCCATGCCGGGTGAGAATACGGTCAGGCCTCCGATGCACTCTCCGGAGCCCGGAGAGTAAGCGCCATGGCCGATGATGAGCCTGCCCCGCTCGTCGAGGCACATTGAGGTTACTTCCGTATTCAATAGGGCCGGGACGGAGGCAGGTGAGTAGAGGTGGGTACGCCCGGAGGACAGGTTGATTGCATAGAGACCCCCTCCCTCCCTGCGGCAGCCTGCGAAAAGGGTTCCCGAGGAGGGGTTGAGGAGGAGGGAACTCAGAAAAGGGGTGGGGGTCTCGATGCCTGTGAACTCGCCTTTCACCAGCTCTAACTCGAAGAGGCCGGAGGCTGTGTGCTCGCCGGCCACACCGATGAATACTCTCTCTTTAAAGGGGTCCAGCGCCACTGCCGTGGGCCGGCAGTCCCAATACTCGGGCAGGAGTTCCATGAAGTAACTCCTACTGCTCAGGGGAGCTCCGGCTGCACCAAGTTCGAGCAACGTTACCCTGAGTTTAAAGAACCTCCAGTGGCCGTAATCCTTATCGAATTTCCAGCCGTCCATAGAGCCCACAGCAAGGCGGCCGGAGACAAGCTGCATGACCTTTACTGAGCCGCAATCTAGGAGCCATTTCGGCTCCCCAGTGGTCCTATTGATGGCAACCAAACCCTGAGGGGTCCCGAGGATAAGGCTGTCGTTCAAGGGAACCAAGCACTCCAATCGCCTTGCGGCTCCTGCCCAACTTTCATTAAGAAAAACGCGGCTGGCTTTCCCAGCCCTCAGCTCAAAGAGCCACAGGCCGGTGCTTTCGCCATAGATGAGCATCTTGCCGCCCCCTCCATCCATGGCCCAAGAGGTGGGCTTATCCCCTTCGGGGAGCGCTATAAGGTGGCGTATCCAGCTCTCCTCGGCGAGGTCGCACTCAGTCACTGCAATACCTGAGCTGGAGGGGCTAAGCCCGGCAACTCTTCCTCCTTCCAAGACGAGGCCTAGGGAGGCCCCGGTGTCGCGGAATGGGCTGAATTCCGACTGGGCCCAGCTCAGGGAATCAATCTCGAGGACTGGCGCGGCCGGCTGGGTTCGGCCGGAATATGACGAGCTCATGGCAACCAAAAGCCTATTAGTCTCGGGAAGGAGAACCATCGAGAGCGGCTGGTCTGAGTTAGAAGACTGGTAGCTATGGGAGCGAACATCTCCTCTGTCCAGCTGGACGAGCGAGACGGCCCACCATCCCCTTTGGAGAGTGGAGGCCACGAAAGCGGTCCGTGTGGAGGGGTCATAGTCAAGTGCCGCAGGAAAGCCCGGCATGCTCTGGGAAAGGCCCGTGGGCTCCACAATTTCTCCGGTGAGCGTGTTCGCCGCCGCAACCCATCCCGGGCCGGCTCCAACCAACCAGCCGCCCCTCAGGGAAATTATGGTGAGCTCGAGCGCCCTCTGGCCGGTGAAGACTTCCCGTGAGGCACCGGTGGTAAGATTGTATAGCAGAACACCCCCTTTCGGTCGGAAGAAGGCGACCATGTCGCTGAGTGAATCATAATGTGCCTCGATGGGGCCGGAGTCGTTAAATCTAACCTTCCCAACAGGCGACACGGAGCCTGTAGACGGCTCAACGAGCGAAATCGCCATCTCTGGCGTATCGCCGGTCAGAACGATGAAACCACCCCGGCGCGGGCTCCACCCAAGAAGCCTTGGCGTAGGGACCTCGAAATCGTATTCCCACGACCTTACCCACCGCTCCTCCCCCAGAAGCTCCATGGACGCAGAGGTTATGCGCGCACCTCTCGGAAGGAGGATGGAAACGCGGCCGGTCGTGCCGGTCTCGGACGGAAAAGCACAAACAGCCTCGGCCTTTCCATCGATAAACTCCACCTGCCTCCCCATCTCACCGCCAATTCCTTCCTCACTGTAGGCCCACTCCACGTTCCCGTCCGCCCCAAGGTCGAGGGTGGGGCGCGAGGGATACTCCCCACCCCTCCCAGGGAGGCCGCGAATCCAGAGGGAGGCTGAGAGGATATGGACACTTCTGGGTAGAGTGATGCAGGCGAGGGCCTCCTCTTGGTACTGAGGAAAATAGATCGTGGCCTCAGCGGACCCGGTTGAGAATGTGGTAACGACCCCGCTACCCGGTCCGCCACTGCCACCTGCAGGAATCGCTTCGAGAAGAGTCAGGGCCACGACGGAGGCGATGGTAATGTAGAGTGGGCCCCCAGCCGCTTTCTTTCCTTTTCCGAATAATAATACTCGCCTCATCCTCCTTTCGCCGGAAATAAAATATAAACACGACCATAATATATTTATGCTGGGCCTCTTCTTTAATGTCGTCGCATCAGCGGCCGGATGATTGAATGCGCCTGAAGGCCGGGGCCTTTGCTCTTCTCCTCATCATCTCCACATCGAGTGCCCCACTTGCAGCAGTGGAACTCGTAGAGCTATCCCAGGGCTCCGGGGCCCGAGCCGGTGATAACTTCGGGGCCGCCTTGGCTGCCGCAGACGTCAACGGTGATGGCGCCGAGGACATATGCGTCGGGGCGCCGGGGAGCGACCTCAGCGGAAACGACGCGGGCGCCGTTTATATTTTCTATGGGCCTGTGTCGGCCTCGCCCAGCGCTCTCTCAGCGGGCTTGGCGGATGTTGTGTTGACCGGGACCATTTCCGGCGCTCTCTTCGGGAGCTCTATCTCGGGAGGCGGGGACATAAACGGCGACTCGGTGGACGACATAGTGATCGGCGCTCCGGGACACATGGGAGAGAGGGGAGCGGCGTTCGTTTTCTTTGGCGGGTCTCTCAGCAATTGTTCCGCTGAGTTCGCCAATGTGACCATTCTTGGCTCGCAGCCTGGCGAGGGAGTGGGCAAGTCGGTCTCGATTCCCGGAGATTTGAACGGTGACGGCCTTGATGATTTTGCCCTTGGAGTGCCAGGTGCATCTTGGTCGGGCGAGGCGAGGGTCTACTTTGGAGGGAGGCTTTCGGGGAGGACTCTCTACCCAGACCTCTGGGAACTTCCCCAGGACTGGCCCCAGCCGCTCGACTTCACCTCCGGGCTTAACTCCACCGGCAATACCTTCACGCTCTCCGGTGACGACGACGGCTGGGACTGGGAGCGGAACATCTACGGGGGAGCCGACCCGAATGTTCTATTCCTCTTACCAGACGGCGCAAACGAGGCCGCGCTGCATTTGCGCCTCGGAGGGGTGTCTTCAGGCGGTGGAGCTGGGAACAACAATGTTCCCGTGAGTGGGGGCTTTGGCATCGAGTTTTTCATCACTGCGGAGATGTGCTCGCAGATTCGGAACGGCTCCACCGCCCTACTCGCCTTCGATTGGGAGATATTAGACGAGGCGGGGTTGGAGGCCTGGGACGGAGAGGTTGCTTGGCTGAAAGCCTGCATCTCCAACGCAACTGGAAGATATCATCTTGGCTCGAGCCTCGACGCAGACAGCCAGCCTCAGGATGACGACAGGCCCGACTCTGTATCCGACAGTACTCCAGAGATTTACTTCTACGACTGGGGGGACGGGATGGACCGGAGGGTTTCGGGCCACTTCTTTTCTGAAGTGACAAAATATTTCTCGGCCCCCGGTTACTACTATCTAGACTTCGGCGCGAAGCTGGGCGACTGGTCACATCCCGCGGAGTACCTGCATGTCCTTTTCGACAACATCACGCTCTTCATCACGCCCCTCCACACACCGGACGCTGTTTTGTACAGCCCTTGCTCCCCCGGCTTCGGAAATCTGGTATCAGGAGGCGGCGACTTCAACGGCGATGGCCTGTGCGACCTCATTGTCGTAGGGGATGACGACAGGGTCTTCGTGTACTACGGAAACCCTATGCTTGGCGAGGTGTATGGACTGAAGTGGGCCAGCATCACACCAACGGCAAAAGCTGCCGGAGACACAACTGGAGAGCCAATAGAGAGCCTCCAGAGCGACGACAATCAGTACTACAGAGTTGGTCAGGGCAGGGTGATGTGGCTCAACGGGTTCAGAACCTCTGGCCTCGAAGGCGTCCTGAACGCCGCTTTCCTCTTCTGCTCGTTCCGCACGAGAACCGGCACATGGTATGAGTACTACAGTGGCGCCAATCCCATCCGACTCGCCCTTCCCACTCGACCACTTACAAACACCAGTCTCCAGCCCTGGTACACCCCAACCGAGTCCCTCCTGGGCCCGCTCGATCTCACCGGAGCGGGTGTGGTCGAAATCAGCGACTTGAGCTCGCTTCAGGTTGAGTTCACCAACAACGATGGAGGTAGCAGGGACGATTGGGTGGAGTTCGATGTGGTGTATGTGGTGCTCGCTTTCTCAGCGTCGCCCAGCGTAACGATATCAGGACCCGCACTCAGCAATATCGGAGCGAGCGCAGCCCCTCTCGGGGATCTTGACAGCGATGGTTACGGGGAGATTGCGTTGGGGGCTCCGAACGCTAGCGAGGGCTGCGGGGCGGTCTATGTATTCGGCGGGGGGCCTGGCCTGAAATCGTTCCTAAACCATACACGTGCCCGCGCAATAATATCAGGCACCGCCTCCAACAGCCGTTTCGGGGAGGCGCTCGCCTCGGGAATGGTCTCTCTCGATGGAGTGAGGGATCTCCTCATCGGGGCACCCGGCGCCCGGTGCGTGTACCTCTTCAACGGTACGCCGGAGCTGAACGACGCTAGGGCAGACCAAGCCGACGCAAGGCTCGAAGCGGGTGGACCGGAAGGCCTTTTTGGCTCCTCCCTTTTCGCGGCAGATATCGATAGTCATGGCTGTGCTGAAGTGCTCGTGGGGGCCCCCGGCGAGGGCGGGAAGGGGAAGGCTTATCTCTTCTCCAATCCCGACGAGAGAACTGTCGGTGAGGCTCTTGAAGTGACCTTCCTCCCTGCAAGGGACCCCATCATTCTGGAGGGCGAGACCCAGGAGTTCTCGTTCAGGGTTCTCAACCCCGTGAGTGAGCTGGGAATCCGCTCCCAGTGGTACCTCGACAGTGCTCTCATTGATGAAGTCCGTGGGAACCGATACAACTACACCTCCACACACACATCCGCCGGCATCCACGAGGTCATGGTAAGAATCTGGGACGGATTCCGCTCAACTTCCCACAATTGGCGCGTCAATGTGCTGGATGTGAACGCGCCCCCCATCGTTAACTGGTGGCCCGCTGGCGATTTCGATATGGCCGAGGGAGAGACGGTCACTCTCGTTGCCAACGCTTTCGACGTGGACAACGATTCGCTGGAGTTCAGGTGGCGGCTGGACGGCGAGGATATTCCACATGGCCTTCCTTTATATCACTACACTCCCGACTTCTCCTCCGCCGGAGAACATCAGGCCAGTTGCACAGTCAGTGACGGCCATGGCCATCTAAGCTCATACATCTGGAATATTTCAGTTCGCAACCTTAACCGGCCCCCCGTAATCGTGCTTGCTCTGCCCGCGGGGGAGAGCGTTTCGGTATATGAAGGCGAGGAACTCGCTTTTTCGATTCAGTGCTTGGATCCGGACGGAGATGCCCTGAGCTTGATGTGGTATTATTGCGGGGCTCTGGTAGCCGTGAACACTTATGATTTTACGTTGCGGCCGGATTATAGGTCTGCCGGGACGAAGGAGGTGAGGGCCGCAGTCTCTGATGGTGAGGCCACGACCACCCGCTGCTGGAGCGTGAGCGTGATTGATGTGAACGCACCGCCCGTGGTCGTGGACTCTCTTCCCCGTGGGGAGCCAAAAGTGAACGCAGGGGAGGCTGTGGACTTCTGGATATCCGCCATTGACCCGGATGGGAATTCGCTGACAGTCTCTTGGCTCGTCGATGGTGAGGCTGCTGGATGGGGCTCATTCTCCCACAGGGTCTTGACATCGAATGAGTCCCCCAGCACACAACTCATTTGCGCCATCGTGAGCGATGGGCAGAACATCGTCTTCAGGAACTGGACCCTGCGCGTGAACCACCCCCCACGGATATCGAGCTGGATACCGGTTGGGGACATGGTCGCTCTTAAGAGGGGGGAGGCGAGGCTGTTCTTTATAACGTCAGTGGATCCAGACGGGGATCTGCTTGAGGTGAGCTGGCAGCTTGACGGGGCACCCGTCACTGGCGCAAAGGGCAACTCCATAAGGCTCGCAGGCGATGGGCTTGAGCCAGCCTTTCATACACTCTCCGTATTTGTCTCTGATGGGGCTCTCGAGGATTTTCATGAGTGGGTGGTCGAGGTCGGGACCGGGCCCCTCCAGCCACCGATTCCCGTTATTGAGCTCAGGCCCCGAGTTCCGCGGGTGGGTCAGGAATTGGTCCTATTCGCGGGAGAAAGCCGGGACGATGGTGAGATAGTAAACTACACTTGGGAGCTTGGGGACGGAACGGTGGGTCATGGACCCGTGCTCGCCCATGTCTACACAGAGGCCGGCACATACACGGTGAGATTGACAATCACCGACAATGAAGGAAACAGGGCAGAGGCTACTGTGGTGGTCGCGGTTCTGCCGGCCATACAACACGGGAGAGGGGACAACGAGTGGAGACCGGTGGCTCTCCTTGTCCTGATGGTGCTGATTCCGCTCCTCGTCATTCTAACGGTAATTGTCCTGCTCCAGAGAAAAATATTGAAGGGGCTGGCGAGCGGGGACGAGCCTGACCAAAAGAAGGCTGATCTGGACGGGGGCGATGGCTGAGAATTCACACGAATAAGTAGTGGAGAGACTGGATGGTGGTAAACCTACAAGTGGAGCGAGCATTGGAGCCATTCTTGAAAAAGCGCTCTGCGGGGGGCCGGATTCGAACCGGCGGCTCCCTACGGAACAGGATCTTAAGTCCTGCGCCATTACCTGGCTCGGCCACCCCCGCACACCAGTATCATTTTCTTCAACAACCTCGATTGTGATAATAAAGATATTGTTTATACAGGCTCCCCTCCCCATCGAGCCTGGTCGTATGAATGGACGTTGCTCGGCCTGGGCCCATGCCTCCGCTCCAGACTTCCAAAACTTAAATACAATGCTCAACAATTGAGGAGAGAGGGCATAGGACATTGATGGAGGCTGGAACTCATGCGCGGCGCATACTTCATTCCTGTGGCCTGTGGGCTTTTCAAGCGAAAGAAAGAGGCGGCGCCCACTACGGAGGAAGGCGAGCTAGAAGAGGCGATTAGGAAAAAGCTGAAGGATGAGCTCAGGGCACGCGAGGACGTAGTCCGCGAGAGGGAAACCGCCCTAAAGCAGAAAGAGGAGGAGTTGAGCAAGAAGGAGGCGGAACTTGCCCTGAAGCTCCAGGAGCTAGCGGGGCGCGAGGCGAAATTGGAGGCCCGGGCCAAGGAACTCGAGCAAGCAAAGGTTGCCAAGGCGCCCGCTGCTCCCCCCGTCCCTCCTCCTCAGACCCAGGAGTTCCCCCCAGACTTCGACGACCCCGCGCTCCAATCCGAGCTCATCGCCAGAATAGAGAAGAGGCTCGAGAGCGCCAGAGAGAAATACAGGCAGCTGGTCGCCCAGGAGGAGAAGAGGGCGGAGTACAGGGCAAGAATCGAGGGCTACAGGGCCCGGGGGCTTTCTGTGGACAGGCTCGAGGCCGTTATTGGTGAGAGCCTCGACGACATTCAGATGGCTTTCGAGTGCTACGAAAATGATTTGGCGCATCTGGCCACGCTCGCACAGAGATGCGACCAGCTGGACAAGGTGTTTGCAGCCGAGGCCGAGGCCCTCAAGGCCCGCTGCAATGACCCCGATGCAATCCCTGAAATCGAGGCTGGGATTGTGGAGTTAGAGGCTCGGGCGGCGGCGAAGCGAGATGAGCTGCTCGCCAGAATCAAGAAATGGGCGGAGCAGGGCTTCTCTGTGGCCCGCTTCCAGACGATTACTGACCAGAGCCTCGCTGCGCTGGAGCAGGCAGTTATGCACTATGAGGAAGACATTGAGGTGCTCAGAATGTTCGGCGAGAGGCTTGCCTCTATCGATCCTGTGTTCGTAGAGGAGATCAATAATATTCGCTCGATGCTCAACGACCCGGACAGGATACCGGACATCGAGGCCCAGCTTCTACAAGTGGAGCAGAAGATGAATATGAAGAAGCAGGAGTTCGTGAACAAGCTGGCCGGATACAAGGCGGAGGGCTGGGTGACGGATGCTTTAGACGCTGTGATGACTTCGGACATTGCGACCATAGAAAAGGCCTTCATGCAGTTCGAGGAGGATATGAAGAAACTCGCGGTTCTCGCCGAGAGAACCTTTAAACTGGACCGCTTCTTCACCCCCCAGATAACTGCTATAACGGACAACCTCCGTAACCCTGCCCGTATTGCCGATATTGAGGCCAAAATTCAGGCCATTGAGGAGGAAACGGAGCGCAGGAGGGCCGATTTCAGGATAAGAATCGACACACTCCGGGCCGAAGGTTATGACACCTCCCCACTTGAGGAGGCGATGAGCGGAGACCTCGAAACAATCTCGAACGCTTTCGCAGAGTACGAAGCTGAGCTTGCCCGACTCAAAGAGCTCCTCCCGCGACTAGTGGCTCTCGAAGCCGAGGGAAGGCACCCGGAAGAGCTTTCCGTTCTAAGGGCCAAATTCAGAAGCCCAGCCGCGCGTAAGGAAGTCGAGAGGGCGCTGGCGGAGCTGGAGGAGAGGGTGAAGGCCGAGAAGCTACGCGAGACGGAGGAGAGAATCAGAAGGGAGAGGGAGGAGGCTGAGAAACGTAGCCGAGAGGAGATGGAGAAGGAGCGGCTGGAAAGGGAGAGACTAGAAAAAGAACGGCTCGAGAGGGAGAGACTGGAAAAGGAGACCGCTCTCGTCAGTGCTGCATCAGCAGTGTCCGCAGAGCCAGTGGCGGCACGCGAAGCTCCAGAGGCCCCGCTCACAATGAGCGCCGGAGCCACCACCGAACTCCCCACACAGGTCGCCACGCCCCCAGTTCCTCCAACCGCCCAGGTGGTTCTGATGCCTCCCTCACCCACACTCGAAGCTGTCGCGAAGGGCTCCGATGAGGAGACCGTGAAAGCTCTGATAACCTCTGCGGAAGCGCTGATAAAGGAACTCGCGGCGGCCAATGTAGAGGCGAACCAGGCGAGTTCTCACCTCAAGCTCGCGCGCGCCTTCTTCAGGAGTAAAAGACTGGACAAAGCCCTTCAATACGCCCAGAAGGCCTATGACAACGCCAAGGCCCTGAAGAAATAGTACTTTCGATGGCCGAGAGCGGCAAGCTATTGAAGGCGCCAATTCGTTTGAAGCAAGAGGGAATTCCCAGAGGCTCATACAGGCTCATACATTATTCGGGAGTCTATGGCCCCGGCCCCCGGTCCTCAAGAATTTCTTTGGGTGCTCCGGCCAGCTCGACCAGCGCCTCCGCCTCCATGAAATGCAGCCTTCCTGGCACCACAATGGTGTGATGCGGGGGACCAAAGCCCTCGTGCCTGAGCCGCTCGATGGACCCTGCCCTGACCACAGGAGTCATCGACCCCGCCCTCGCCACCACGCAGACCAGCCTCTCACCCTTTAGAACGCCTCCACCCTCTCCGGCCTCGAGCGCCAACATGATTTCGAGAGCCTCGTTGGCCGTCATCAGCCGCCCTTTTTCCGCCTGAATATCTAGGAGAACAAGGGTGTGGAGACCCCGGGCGGTGTTCTCTCTTATAACTTCGTATGGGCTTTTCGGAAAGAAGCCCTTCTCCGGGAATGGAAGCGATGTGGTTCTACCGAATTTATAGTGCTGGAGGCCGAGGAGACCCGGGACCGAAGTGTAGACGGAGGAGCCGTGGACAACACTGACCGGTATTCCGGCCCTGTGCGCCCGAATTCTCAGCTCTATGTGGGTGGTAGCCGTGAAGGGGTCACCTACAACAAGGAAACCGACTTCGGCCCTCCTTGCCAGCTCAAGAATTCTGTCCCCTCTCTCCACCTCTTCCCTCACCAGAACATTTATCGGTTTTCCAAGAAGCCTTTCAAGAGATTCGACCGTGGTCCCAGAAAGGGTCGCAGTGTAAAATTCGGCGAAGAGATATTCGCATGCGCGCGCTGCCTCCAGACCTTTCAAGCTTATGTCTTTCTCGTCGAAGAGTCCGAGGCCGATGAAACTCAGTCCCATGCTCTCCCCTCCCTCGGATGCCCTCTCTGGTTATCAATTCTTTCGATTCTGGCGATATTCTTCGGAAAGGATATATCGCCTCTCTCTCATACACTGCGCCGATGGCCCCCGTGAGGTCTTTGTGCCTGCGGGTTCCGAAGAATATGGCCGAAGCGGCAAGGCGGAGCCTAGCCTCTGCAGGCGTGCTCCGTACGGACCTGGTGATAAAGAGGGAGGGGAATCATGTTCTCCTCCCGATTTTGGAGGGGGGAGGAGGGGTTGGAGTAGAAGCCTCACCCCACTGGGAGCTCATTGAAGCTGATTTTGAAATCGCCCGGCGGAGACCTAGCGATTACCGGGAGCTGGTTGATGTGCCTGGCCATCTAAGACGATTTTTGCCAAGGGCGTTCGACGTTATTGGCCGGGTCATTGTTGTAAAAATTCCTGGTGAACTCACCGGTTTCGAAAAGGAGATCGGGAGGGCTCTTCTCGCAGCGCGGCCCGGGTGCGTCTCCGTGGCTCTCGACAAAGGAGTTGGGGGAGAGGAGCGTGTAAGGAGGTTAGAAGTCATTGCGGGCGAGAGCAATCTGGAGACAGTGCATATCGAGCACGGCGCGAGGTTTCTTGTCGACCCTTCCAGGGTCTATTTCTCTCCGAGGCTGGCGACAGAAAGGGCTCGCGTTGCGGGTCTGGTGGCGGAGGGAGATAGCGTCATCGATCTCTTCGCCGGGGTGGGCCCCTTCTCGATCCAGATCGCTAGGCTCTCGAAGCCGTCGGAGGTCCTTGCGGTCGATATCAACCCTATCGCCATAGACTATTTGAAGAAGAACATACGACTCAACAGGGTCTCGACTGTCAGGCCTCTCCTCCTCGACGCACGCAGGGTACCGGGTCTCGTACCGCCGGCGGACAGGGTAATAATGAACCTGCCCCACAGCGCCTTCGATTTTCTGGAGACTGGGCTGGCCCTCCTGAGGCCGGGAGGGGCGATTCATCTGTACATAATAGTCGAGAGGGAAAGAATTCAGGCCGCTCTCGATGGGGT from Thermoplasmata archaeon includes:
- a CDS encoding class I SAM-dependent methyltransferase family protein → MAPVRSLCLRVPKNMAEAARRSLASAGVLRTDLVIKREGNHVLLPILEGGGGVGVEASPHWELIEADFEIARRRPSDYRELVDVPGHLRRFLPRAFDVIGRVIVVKIPGELTGFEKEIGRALLAARPGCVSVALDKGVGGEERVRRLEVIAGESNLETVHIEHGARFLVDPSRVYFSPRLATERARVAGLVAEGDSVIDLFAGVGPFSIQIARLSKPSEVLAVDINPIAIDYLKKNIRLNRVSTVRPLLLDARRVPGLVPPADRVIMNLPHSAFDFLETGLALLRPGGAIHLYIIVERERIQAALDGVRKAVERNGRVVREISHRWVRGYSPSELHIAVDLRVG